A DNA window from Scomber japonicus isolate fScoJap1 chromosome 14, fScoJap1.pri, whole genome shotgun sequence contains the following coding sequences:
- the slc1a4 gene encoding neutral amino acid transporter A — protein sequence MENKNEINGHAMPSSNSADHILGKSAQKSCREKLMEFLNKNLLVIMTVSGVLVGVGLGMMVRNMNLTKAQMTYFAFPGEMLLRMLKMIILPLVVCSLVSGAASLDTRSLGKLGGIAVAYFLVTTLIASSIGVALAFIIKPGVGAGALNTNSLGLESISSDKETTDSFLDLARNLFPANLVAAAFRSYVTDYKMVAVGNDTNGTTLYQKVPFGKETDGMNILGLVLFAMVFGVALRKLGEEGEELIRFFNAFNEATMVLVSWIMWYIPFGIMFLVGSKIVEMEDVVLLVTSLGKYIFASILGHIIHGGIVLPLIYFGFTRKNPFSFLSGLITPFTTAFATCSSSATLPSMIKCVEENNGVDKRIARFILPIGATVNMDGAAIFQCIAAVFIAQLNNAELNAGQIFTILVTATASSVGAAGIPAGGIITIAIILEAIGLPTNDLSLMLAVDWIVDRTTTVVNVEGDALGAGILHHINQQEMKKQIGQQEELAEVRVEAVANVQAEEETSPLVTHQAKAVAAMPEAIESVL from the exons ATGGAGAACAAGAACGAGATCAATGGGCACGCCATGCCCAGCTCCAACTCTGCCGACCACATCCTGGGGAAAAGCGCGCAGAAGAGCTGCAGGGAGAAGCTGATGGAGTTTCTGAACAAGAACCTGCTGGTGATCATGACGGTGTCCGGGGTGCTGGTGGGTGTCGGGCTCGGCATGATGGTCCGCAACATGAACCTGACCAAAGCGCAGATGACCTATTTCGCTTTCCCAGGAGAGATGCTCCTCCGGATGCTGAAGATGATCATCCTTCCCCTGGTGGTTTGCAGCCTCGTATCCGGTGCTGCCAGTCTGGATACCCGCTCCCTTGGTAAACTGGGGGGCATAGCGGTCGCCTACTTTCTTGTGACCACGTTGATCGCCTCTAGTATCGGGGTGGCCCTTGCCTTCATCATCAAACCCGGCGTGGGCGCGGGAGCCCTCAACACCAACAGCCTGGGACTGGAGAGCATCAGCAGTGACAAGGAGACCACTGACTCATTTTTGGATCTAGCCAG gAATTTATTCCCAGCTAACTTGGTGGCTGCTGCTTTCCGTTCT TATGTCACTGACTACAAGATGGTTGCTGTAGGGAATGACACCAACGGGACCACCCTCTATCAAAAG GTTCCTTTTGGTAAAGAAACAGATGGCATGAACATTCTGGGTCTGGTGTTATTTGCCATGGTGTTTGGCGTGGCGCTGAGGAAACtgggagaggaaggggaggaactTATTCGTTTCTTCAATGCTTTCAATGAGGCAACCATGGTGCTGGTGTCCTGGATTATGTG GTACATCCCTTTTGGCATCATGTTCCTGGTGGGCAGTAAGATTGTGGAGATGGAAGATGTGGTTCTACTTGTTACTAGTCTGGGAAAATACATCTTTGCTTCAATCCTGGGCCACATTATCCACGGAGGCATTGTCCTGCCACTCATCTACTTTGGTTTCACACGCAAGAACCCCTTCAGTTTCCTGTCGGGCCTCATCACGCCCTTCACCACTGCGTTTGCCACCTGCTCCAG TTCAGCAACTCTTCCCTCTATGATAAAGTGTGTTGAGGAGAACAACGGTGTAGACAAACGAATTGCACGCTTCATCCTTCCCATCGGGGCCACAGTTAACATGGACGGGGCGGCCATATTTCAGTGCATTGCCGCTGTCTTCATAGCTCAGCTCAACAATGCTGAGCTAAACGCTGGACAGATCTTCACAATCCT GGTGACGGCCACAGCCTCCAGTGTCGGAGCAGCAGGCATCCCAGCAGGTGGCATCATCACAATTGCCATCATCCTGGAGGCCATTGGCTTGCCGACCAACGACCTATCCCTCATGCTGGCTGTTGACTGGATTGT GGATCGTACCACCACAGTGGTAAACGTAGAAGGCGATGCTCTGGGGGCTGGAATCCTCCACCACATCAACCAGCAGGAGATGAAGAAGCAGATCGGACAACAGGAGGAGCTGGCGGAAGTGCGGGTGGAGGCGGTGGCCAATGTCCAAGCGGAGGAGGAGACCTCGCCTCTTGTCACGCACCAAGCCAAAGCTGTAGCGGCCATGCCGGAAGCCATCGAGTCAGTCCTGTGA